The genomic interval CTCATGATCGGCATCTCGGTGCACGAGACCACGCTCGGCACCACGGTCGCCAATCTCGGCATGACCGACGTGATCTTCCCCAAGCCCGTCTTCCACGGCGACACGCTGCATGTCGCGACCGAGGTGCTGGAGCTGCGCGACAGCAAGTCCCGCCCGACGCAGGGCATCGTGGTGTTCCAGCACAAGGCGATCAACCAGCGCGGCGAAACCGTCGCTCAATGCAAACGCAGCGCCCTGATGCACAGGAAGCCGGTTTGAGCCTGCATTGAATTTGGCGCGAATTGATGCTATTTTTGGTGCTTGGAGATTGTCATGCGCACGACCGTAACGCTCGACGACGAATTGCTCGCGGATGCGGAGAAATATACCGGAATCACGGAGAGAACCGCGCTCCTGAACGCCGGACTCAAAGCCCTTATCGAGCGGGCCGCTGCGAGGCGGCTTGCCGCTCTTGGCGGATCGCAGCCCAGGCTGAAGGCGCCCCCTCGCCGCCGTTTCGGCAAGTCGTGATTCTCGCGGATACGTCCGTCTGGATCGATCATTTGCGCGCGCGCGATCCTTCGATGGATCGACTGTTGCTTGCAGATGAAGTGGCAATGCATCCCTTTGTGTTGGGCGAGCTTGCGTTGGGCCATCTCCGTCCCCGCAAGGGGATTCTGGATACGCTGCGCCATCTGCCGCCTGCCGAACGGGCAGAGGATGAAGAAGTGGTCGAATTCGTCGACCGTTATCAGCTCTTTGGTACCGGCCTTGGTTACGTCGACGTCCATCTATTGACCGGCGCCGCATTGTCGTTTTGTGGTATCTGGACCCGCGATAAGCGTCTTCGTGCCTTTGCCGAGAAGCTCGGCATCGCGGCCAAGGGCTTGAACTGAATGATCCTCCGCTCCCTCCTCTTCGTCCCCGCCGATTCCGAGAAGAAGCTCGCCAGGGCGGCATCCTCGCCGGCCGATGCGCTGATCCTCGACCTCGAGGATTCCGTCGCGCCCGGCAACCGCGCCAAAGCCCGCGGCCTCGCCCGCGAATTCCTGAAGGGGGGCCACCGCCCCGCGATCTGGGTGCGCATCAATCCGGTCGGCTCGCCCGATTTCGTCGCCGACATGGCGGCCGTCGTGGCGTCCGCGCCCACCGGCCTCGTGGTCCCGAAGCCCGACGGGCCGCAGGACCTGCTCATCCTCGACGCGCATCTGATCACGCTGGAGACCGAGGCCGGCCTCGCCCAGCGCTCGATCAAGCTGCTCCCCGTCGCCACCGAAACCCCGACCGCCGTGCTGTCGCTCGGGGACTATCGCTCGCCGCCGCCGCGCCTCGCCGCGATGAGCTGGGGCGCCGAGGATCTCGCCGCCGCGCTCGGCGCCGCGATCAACCGCGACGACGACGGCGAATTCCTCTTCGTGCACCAGATGGTGCGCGCGATGGTCCTGATCGCCGCCAAGGCCGCTCGCGTCGACGCCATCGAGACCCTGCACGCCGATTTCCGCGACGGCGCCGGCCTGGACCGCGCCGCCCGCCGTGCCCAGCGCGAGGGCTTCTCCGGCATGCTCGCGATCCATCCCGACCAGGTCGGGCCGATCAACGCCGCCTTCACGCCGTCGCCCGCCGATGTCGCGCACGCGACCAAGGTCGTCGCCGCCTTCGCCTCGGGCGCCGGCGTCGCGTCGCTCGACGGCAAGATGCTCGACCAGCCGCATCTCAAACAGGCGCGCCATGTGCTGGCGCTCGCCGCCGCGCTCCAATAGCGACGCGGCAGGGCGCACTTTCCCGACAAAAAAAGAAGGAGGGCTTTCGCCCTCCTTCTCTCCGGACGCCGCCGTTTGCCCCCGGCGGCGTCCACGCGGACCGTCGATCAGGGCGTAGTCGAATAGTGCACGACCTGCACGTTGTTGCCGACCGCCGAGGATGTGACGCCGACGCTGCCGCCGACATTATGGACCGCCACATTCGCCGTCGAGAACACGTTGGAGGTGTTGGTCTGCGCCAGGTTGGTTGGGGCGCTCAGCGCGTTGGTGTCTTCGGTGTAGGTGTTGCCGTAGGCCGTCGACTGGACCGCGACATCGCCCGCCACATTGTTGATCTTGCCGTTGATCTCCGAGCCCGGGTCCTGCGCGCCGCAATATTGCTTGCTGGTCACGGCGGTGACGTTCGGATCGGTCGAGACGTCGGTCGAGTTGCAGACCGCCAGGCCCGAGATGCTCACGCTGCCGCCCACGCCGTTGACATTGGCGTTGATGGTCGAGCCGATATTGGTGCTCTCGTCGTCCTGGCTCGAATTGACATGGGTGTCGTCGAAGGTGACGGCTTCGAACACATTGCCGGCCGCCTGGCCCTGGATCACCACGTCGCCGCCGACATTCTTGGCGGTCGTGTCGATCGTCGACCACTGCGCGCCGAAGCTCACCTGGCCGTTCAGGATCGTGCTGCCCGACGTCGAAATCGCCGGCGGGGACGGAAGATGGCCGCCTTCGCCGTTACTCTGACCCGCGCAGGCCATTCCCGGCAGGATCGCTAGAACCGTAGAAGCGATAAGGATCTTGGCGAGACGCGTCATTGGTGTGTTCCTCGTTGCGGGCGGTGACGGGGTTGTTGTTGGCGTGATAGGGCAGCGGCGCGGGATGGTCGTTGCCGTCGGCGAGCGGGTCGGTCGAGGCGGCGCAGGAGCCGTTGGTGCGGTAGAGCCGCGCCGTCATCTCCAGCACGGCGCGCTCGATCACCGAGCGGACCGCGAGCTGGATCGGCTCCAGGGCGCTTTCGCCGACCGAGGCGTCGAAGAAGTTCGCGCCCAGGAAGTCGAACACGCCGGCCGAGATCTGATGGCCGATGATCTGCTTCTGGTAGGAGATCACGTCGACCACCTGCAGCGTCTTGGTGTCGACCAGGCGAAGGTCGAGGCCGACATTCATGACGTACATGTTGCCGCCGACCGTGCCCTTGAGCCCGTTGGTGGCCGTGCCGCCGCCGTCACCGCTGGCGCCTTCCGAGCGGATGTTGAAGTTGAGCTCGGTGATGCCGCCGACCAGGTAGTAGTCGGAGCCCGGGATCGAGCCGGCGATGATCTGGCGGTAGTCGGGGCCGCCGGCCTGGCCGCCGGCCGGATCCGCGCCGATCAGCTTGTTGTTGGCGTATTTCAGCTCCATCTCGGCGACCGAGGTGTCGAAGCGCTCGACGAGGTGCACGCCGGCCTTCGAGAGCGCGCTCATCGCCATCAGGGCGGCGCCCTGGGTGATCTTGCGTCCCGAATTGTCGCTTTCGCTCTTTCCGGTGTAGTCGGCGATCTGGCCGACCGCGATCTTCAGCGGACGCTGGCCGGTGTATCCGGACATGCAGCGCAGCGCGGCGGAATAGGGCGTCTCGTTGGAGATCACCGGCGAGCCGCCGATCGGCGCCGTGTAGCGGCCGGTGATGCTGTCGGCCTGCGGGCTGATGCAGCCGGCGAGCGACAGGCCGGCGATCACGAGGACCAGCGGCTGTAGGAGATATTTTTTTCCGCGAAGAGTCATGGGAGGGGCTTCCCTTTGTCTTTCTGCTGTTAGTGGCCGTTGACGGTATTGGTGGCTGTCTGATTTCCGTTGTTGGTCTGCACCGCGTTGACGACGACGGTGTTGTTGTTTCCGAGAGTCACGACGTTGAGCTGGTTTCCGATGGCCGTTGCCGCGCCCACGGTGCTCGATGCACCGCTCATGCCAGCGCCGGCGTAGGAGCTTCCGGCGCCCGAGCCCGACGCGCTGGCGCCGGCCGAGGTGCCGAAATTGGCGCTGGTGAACTGTCCGTTCACCACGGTGAGATTGCCGTTGGCGTCGCGCAGCGAAGCGTTGGGCGGCGCGTTCTCCTGGCCGGCCTGCATGCCGAACGGCGCGTTGTAGGCGCTGGCATTGCTGTAGTCGCCGGCGTGTGCGGCCGTGGCGACGGCGCCGGCGGCGATCAGCGCGGCGGCGGCAATGCGAAACGGGAGGAGCTTGGCCATGTCTGTTCTCTGCTGTGATCCTGCGACCCAGGTGAGCAACCCCCGTGCCAGCCATATTCCCGTCATGGCCGGGCTTGACCCGGCCACCCATCGCGCCCGCGTCTGCGGGCGCAAAAGAAGGCTTTTTCCGGCGCGCCGGCGCGCGCCGGATGGATGGGCGGCTCAAG from Rhizomicrobium sp. carries:
- a CDS encoding MaoC family dehydratase; the protein is MPGLYFEQFSVGQTFDHAIRRTVTEADNVLFTAMTHNPAALHLDEEYGKATEFGARIVNSLFTLGLMIGISVHETTLGTTVANLGMTDVIFPKPVFHGDTLHVATEVLELRDSKSRPTQGIVVFQHKAINQRGETVAQCKRSALMHRKPV
- a CDS encoding type II toxin-antitoxin system VapB family antitoxin, which encodes MRTTVTLDDELLADAEKYTGITERTALLNAGLKALIERAAARRLAALGGSQPRLKAPPRRRFGKS
- a CDS encoding PIN domain-containing protein, giving the protein MILADTSVWIDHLRARDPSMDRLLLADEVAMHPFVLGELALGHLRPRKGILDTLRHLPPAERAEDEEVVEFVDRYQLFGTGLGYVDVHLLTGAALSFCGIWTRDKRLRAFAEKLGIAAKGLN
- a CDS encoding CoA ester lyase yields the protein MILRSLLFVPADSEKKLARAASSPADALILDLEDSVAPGNRAKARGLAREFLKGGHRPAIWVRINPVGSPDFVADMAAVVASAPTGLVVPKPDGPQDLLILDAHLITLETEAGLAQRSIKLLPVATETPTAVLSLGDYRSPPPRLAAMSWGAEDLAAALGAAINRDDDGEFLFVHQMVRAMVLIAAKAARVDAIETLHADFRDGAGLDRAARRAQREGFSGMLAIHPDQVGPINAAFTPSPADVAHATKVVAAFASGAGVASLDGKMLDQPHLKQARHVLALAAALQ
- the hfaB gene encoding holdfast anchoring protein HfaB is translated as MTLRGKKYLLQPLVLVIAGLSLAGCISPQADSITGRYTAPIGGSPVISNETPYSAALRCMSGYTGQRPLKIAVGQIADYTGKSESDNSGRKITQGAALMAMSALSKAGVHLVERFDTSVAEMELKYANNKLIGADPAGGQAGGPDYRQIIAGSIPGSDYYLVGGITELNFNIRSEGASGDGGGTATNGLKGTVGGNMYVMNVGLDLRLVDTKTLQVVDVISYQKQIIGHQISAGVFDFLGANFFDASVGESALEPIQLAVRSVIERAVLEMTARLYRTNGSCAASTDPLADGNDHPAPLPYHANNNPVTARNEEHTNDASRQDPYRFYGSSDPAGNGLRGSE
- the hfaA gene encoding holdfast anchoring protein HfaA, whose translation is MAKLLPFRIAAAALIAAGAVATAAHAGDYSNASAYNAPFGMQAGQENAPPNASLRDANGNLTVVNGQFTSANFGTSAGASASGSGAGSSYAGAGMSGASSTVGAATAIGNQLNVVTLGNNNTVVVNAVQTNNGNQTATNTVNGH